ACCCTACGAATTCTCAGGGGATCCAAGTTTGGCGCAGGAAGCTTCTTCGTACGTCAGGCATCTGGGTCATTCGTGGGCACGCCACGCACGAATATGGACTATGACCTCACGGGTTACCTCGTATTATGCTACCCCGTGGGGTATGCGGATAGATTCAAGTATCAACTTTATACTTAGAGGCAAACCCCACGGGGTATGTGTCCGAAATAGCGCTACCTTCAGTATCCTTATTCGTCAACCCCAGGGGGTATCTTAAGTATCAACATGTATCCTACGTCCGATCTCGATACCCCCACGTCTTCTCACGCAGCGATACTTTTGATGCTTCTGGATTGCGGGATACCCCATCGTTTGAGCAGACAGAGATAATTCTGTACGCTACAGAATTCCGGCTACCCGACGAATTCTCAGGAGATCCCAGTTTGGCGCAGGAAGCTTCGGACAGCGAAGGTAAGCGGCGTACATCGAAGGTAAAGTGTCGTGCGCGAAGGCTTGGCAAGGTACAGTGCCGTACAGAGAAGGCACTGGCCTGTTAGGACGTGCGGGTGTAGCGGTCTCCTTGTTTCGTCGGGGGCGGGGAGGCGCTAGAAGTTCCCTTAACTAAGGTTTTGTACTTTGTGCGTAGTGATACGTGAGGTGTCCGTTAGCGTGAACCTTGTACGGCATGTGCATCTTATCAAGTATGGAAATGACAATCGCTTGTTCGGTCTCAAGGTTCTTGTTGTATTGACTGACTATGTCCTCTGCAGACTGCCACTCTGAAGGAGCACGGGTATTGTGGTAAATTCGAATGTACTGGAGTGCAGATTGGGTCAAAGATATCTGCTTTAAATTATAGAGGCAAAGCGGCGTGAGCACGTCTACATTGATGGACGCTGTTTGTTGAAGTTGAGTAAGCTTCAACTCGGCGCCAGCGAATGCTTGACTTGAAAGCGGTGCATTCGGATTCAGAAATGGTTTCATCAGTCCACTTAGTTCCTGTCCAATCGCTGACGTGGTCTGGATGTACTCGTCGACTTCTGCTTGCGTAATCAAGGTTCCGGAGAAGACCGAATTCCCCGAAGCGGATAAACCCGAGGGCAATTTAGCAGACGTCATCGGATGAGGATGGATCCATGTGGAGATTGCGTACACATTCCACAATAAGATAACGACAGCAACGCTGGCCCCTCCGACGAAAACAGACCAGCGATACCCGCGATATGTACGGGATATTCGAGATGATTGGCGGGCGAACCTTGGCTCTAAGTAGCCATACACATCGGTTTGTCCCATTCGCTTGTTGCGGCGCTGGATTTGCCTCATGCTCTTACGAAACTCGCGCTGTCTTTGATTCAGCACAACCTATCCTCCCACTGCTTTACGCCATTACGGGACCAACTGTAAGCTCATGCGAGAACATGAGGAGTAGGATGTCAGTCAGTACAAGCGACAACATGTCGGTACCTGTAGGTACATGTCCAAAACATGTCGGTACCTGTAGGCACATATTCGAAACATGCCGGTGCATGCCAGAACATGCTGGAACATGCTGGAACATGCCAGATCTCTCAATTACTTCTATTTGACCATAGTCGTCATTTTGAGACATGAGGCTTTTGTCCCGATTTTGCAGGTAAATGTTGCTGTACTCTAAAAAATAAAACCACCAGTTTCCCCGTCGGACACCTGGTGGTTCTGTTTCATCATTGTAGCGATGCATGGGCTGGGACTTAAGGCAAAAACGAGTACCCGTGTTTCGTTTTCCAGAGAAAGTATTTTTCGAACAGTCGCTTTCCCTCGTCATACATCGGGTTTGGGATAATGGCCGCAAACTCTCGTGGCTTCATCACATGATTCGTGACAATTAAAACCTCTTTGTGTCCGGCGTCCATGACACACAGCCCAGGTATTTTTGCGAATGGTTTTTCCTTGAGCTGGACTTTATGATTGAGCAACCGGGCGATGTTCTCACCAACGGTTTTCCCAGCCTCATCTGCAGGAAATCCTGTCTTTGGAACGCCCAGAGCTACGGGTGTAGCAAAGGGAGAAGGCACGTCAATGGCGATGCCGGCAGCAAAGATGTTCGGAAAATCCACATGTTGATAGGTCGGCTTGACCGGCACATAGCCCTTACTCGTACCTAGGCCCGGAGAATTGCGGACAACGTCCTGACCGAGGAATGGCGGCATCACCATGGAGAAAGCAAATGGAAGACGTGTACCATCTGACAGTACAATCTCATGCTCATCAACTCGTTCCATAGCGGCATTGGTGATGAACTTGATATTTAGGGATTTGAAGAAGCCGTTGAGGAGTGTCTCAGCACCTGCAACACCGCCGATGCCAAAGTGACCAAGGAACGGTTCAGGTGTGAACCACGTTAAGTCGACTCGATCTCGAACCCCACGTTTTCTTAGGTTGAATTCAAGATTAAACAGGAACTCATAAGCGGCCCCAACACATCCGGCTCCCGGTGTCGCCCCGACAACAACTGGACCAGGATGATTGACCAGTTCCTCGAAACGGCGGCGGGTTTCGAGAGCGTCGTTCGGCGTACAGATGCACGATGCTCGGCCGTCTTTGGGATTCACGCCGGGAAGCGAGTAATCAAGTTTCGGGCCGGTCGCGATGACCAGATAATCGTAGTCAATGTTTCCTGCGGTCGTTTCGACGATGTGTTCGTCCGGCACCACCTTGGTGGCTGTTGCATAGACGAATTCAACGCCGTGTTCTTCGAGGATCGGACGCACAGGCATGGTAATGTCCTCGATTTCTCGCTCTCCGAAAGGAACCCAGATTAGAGACGGAACGAACAAAAAGTTCTCGCGGTTTGATACGACAATGACACGA
The Alicyclobacillus curvatus genome window above contains:
- a CDS encoding FAD-dependent oxidoreductase encodes the protein MATVVVIGSNFAGLTSALEVKRRLKNADNHRVIVVSNRENFLFVPSLIWVPFGEREIEDITMPVRPILEEHGVEFVYATATKVVPDEHIVETTAGNIDYDYLVIATGPKLDYSLPGVNPKDGRASCICTPNDALETRRRFEELVNHPGPVVVGATPGAGCVGAAYEFLFNLEFNLRKRGVRDRVDLTWFTPEPFLGHFGIGGVAGAETLLNGFFKSLNIKFITNAAMERVDEHEIVLSDGTRLPFAFSMVMPPFLGQDVVRNSPGLGTSKGYVPVKPTYQHVDFPNIFAAGIAIDVPSPFATPVALGVPKTGFPADEAGKTVGENIARLLNHKVQLKEKPFAKIPGLCVMDAGHKEVLIVTNHVMKPREFAAIIPNPMYDEGKRLFEKYFLWKTKHGYSFLP